In a genomic window of Oreochromis aureus strain Israel breed Guangdong linkage group 13, ZZ_aureus, whole genome shotgun sequence:
- the LOC120443360 gene encoding uncharacterized protein LOC120443360 — MRVHNNSQANAMMQQATVILQVEESMPLLRRFYNNQYISSHCLPLVEPSDDGITIKLHYHDEMGRITVQIKEVLDQFLVLQQEAETTGGPRVQMDQDQQNQQATQRNKCQQSQDLQGHHDKQNQNQGKKDKFSQILQKQNQELQALRAELKELRALVLQLVKTKTNSV, encoded by the exons ATGAG GGTTCACAATAACTCACAGGCCAATGCTATGATGCAGCAGGCCACTGTCATCCTGCAGGTGGAGGAATCCATGCCCCTCCTGCGTCGTTTCTACAACAACCAGTACATCTCCAGCCACTGCTTGCCATTGGTCGAACCCTCTGATGATGGCATCACAATAAAATTGCATTACCATGATGAGATGGGACGAATTACAGTGCAGATCAAA GAGGTTCTAGACCAGTTCTTGGTCCTGCAGCAGGAGGCAGAGACCACAGGAGGTCCACG AGTCCAGATGGACCAGGaccagcagaaccagcaggcgACCCAGAGGAATAAGTGCCAGCAGAGCCAGGATCTTCAGGGGCACCATGATAAACAGAATCAGAACCAgggcaaaaaagacaaatttagCCAAATCCTACAGAAGCAGAACCAGGAGCTTCAGGCCTTGCGAGCAGAGCTGAAGGAGCTCCGGGCTCTGGTCTTGCAGCTGGTTAAAACCAAGACCAACTCTGTATAA